AAAGCTGAAGCTACGTACATAATTAGATCAAGAAGGTCTAATCTCCAGGGTTCTTCAGAATCTAGCACCCAATTCAACTCCTCTCAATTCCAGTTTCATCTTTTCATTCTCaagtttcatattttcattttccatCCTCATTATTTGGAGCTTTTGGTCTCTTTTCTGACTAAACCTCTCCCACTTGATTCTTTGTCTCTCGAGCTCCATCAACTCAGCTTGAATCTGGAGCTTGCGTTCTTCTAACTCCAAAGACTTAGACTCGGTCCACTGCTTATGTAAGTGAGGAACATAACCCTCGTTAACATGATTAGGATGACCAAGATCTTCATGGTTCTGGCTTCGTCTTAATCTCTTCAATGCACCACCTAAGGAGACTCCACGATCCCCACAATCCTTTTGAGACATGTTGTGTTCCTCACAGTcgacaagatcttcattttggTGTTTCCCATGTCCATCATCATGACTGCATCTGATCCTCAGGGATCGCTGTAACGCAGGGTCATGAGGCAAATTCAACCTGTTCCCATTATGGTACGAGCACATCTCTTCGTAGAAAAGATGTTTTGAGCTCATGATCTTCCTAACTtcatctttctctttctcatcCAAGTAACCAATCTTATCCAAGAGCGCAGGATTCTCAACGACATCGCAACAAGTTCCTCTACCAAGCATCTCATTAAGCTTCTTGTAACGTTTATTAAGATCATTGAACTTATCCTCACATTGCTGCGGCGACACATGGTAACCCCTTTCGTCCATGACTTCAGAAACTGTTCTCCATTTACCTTTCCTTGCATGTTTATGATCGTCCTCATCGAGGTAAGAAAGAGTAGTTATCATCAGCTTCACCATCGTATCCATCCATTTCACACGCCCCCAAGGAGAGCTATTCTTGGACTTGTTATGAccatcaccatcttcttcttggCTCGTCCATCTATGGCCATTGTTGTACTCGGTCACTGGCAAGTTATCCATAACATTTGGACCAAGATCTCTCATGTAAGAGCCTTGAAAATCTTGATTAGGTTTAATCAAGAACAAGAGAATAATCCGAGAAAACTCTATCAAGCCTAAACTATACAAACTTGGAATGAAGACTCTCAGATTAAACGAATATTAAACTCAAGAGCATAACAGATGATTCTAATTGTTAAACATAAAAGATTGTCAAGCACAAAAAACTGGTAACCAATACTCATCTTTAGAGAAATAGCATTCCAAGCCGAGAATCTAGGGAttttgagatgaaacaagagagaCAATGCGTGTGGCCAGCACAAATCTTTGAGGATCAAGaaagaaatttatatttgtgacaaatGACAAATGTTATTCATATCCAATGTATCAGAAGATATCTGGGACCCATCTATCAAAttgcttttgtttattttcaaaccttttaatttatttccatACTTTTTAATGCATGTAGTACAAATCTGAAAGGTGtacgtttttaataaaatagaaataaaattaatgtttattttaaaattttaactatagTAACAATGACAACTATGAAATTTGTTTCTATATTAGATAAATTTCTCtccaaattcaaattttaatattattaatttgtataaaaatatatatttactagtTTTGAATATACAGAAGTAGACATGTAACTTTTCTCTCTTATCTTTTCATACAATTGTGAGTATACACATACAATCTTTCAATAATGAATTATGaaaaatttagtgttatttaGTTCCCATTTCGTTGGGTATagaccaatgtttttaaaattggaaTGTTTTGGGTCATGTATCAATATGATTTGATCAGGTTTAATTGGGTTCAACCAAATtcaatttaatgatattttgtcAATAATAtgcatatcaaataaaatatttcactaaccaaaatgttttaaaaacttaaaataacaaTCTGAAAATGTAagacaaattataaaataatttaattgtttaaatctaaaatcaatACGAAAAAACACATTTGAACTTAATTCTCGATGTCATCATCACTCCAAACCTTCTTcacctttaaaacaaatcatGTAAACTAAGTTCTTATTTGTTCGTGTAATGAAAAGCAAGAATAAATACAATGCTTtcttcttacaaaaaaaaaaaatacaatgctttcttcttttatataaatttggAATTTCGTGAATGTTAATGTTTGAATTATTAAAATCTTCATGGAcatgtaataatttttaaataaaatgagaaGTAGACATAAACAATACCTTAATGTCAAGATTTATGGTTGTGAACCTTGTGCGAGTTGCATAgacaggaaaagaaaaaaatgagttaCAACGTtgctttattaattttttacaatctttatttatattttttaaaaagaaaatttaattattttatttacaaaacttTGGTTTACACGCGAACCCTATTTGGCTAATTCCTTGGATTGCTGTTTTCCGGTTTTTAACGGTCTGATACGGATAACCGGTTCAATTTTAGTTGGGTTTTACTATTAACTCAACCCGGACTAGTCTCCGGTTGATGGTTTAAACCGGTTCGACCGTCGGTCCGGTTGAGGTTTAAAAACACTAGTATAAGGCTTTATTTAACTACATGGGCCTTAcccagaatatttttttttaaaaagtgtcTGTAAATAGCCGCCGTGAGATCAGAGTTTGTTGTATCCCGGTCAATAATCGAAACCCTCGGAGAAGGTTTTATTCAGCTGTGAACTTCTTAACAATGTCCGGCGAGGAAGATGCCACTGTAAGGGAGCCACTAGATCTGATTCGTCTGAGTCTAGACGAGAGAATCTATGTCAAGCTCCGCTCAGACCGCGAACTTCGCGGCAAGCTTCACGTACGTTTTCTCTTTGCCCTGAAAGTCTAGGGTTTTTCTTTAGAAAGTTTCGAACTTTAGTTAAGGGCTCTCGTCCTATGGCGATTAGCTGTAAGTCGGTTGTAATGTTTTGATGGATGGAAACCTCAATTTCGGGCAAAGCTGTTAACTTTTGGAAGATTCCGACACTCTTTTTAAGTtaggtttgattttgttttgtttatccTGGGCAGGCGTTTGATCAGcatttgaatatgattttggGTGATGTAGAAGAAGTTATCACAACAGTAGAAATCGATGACGAGACATACGAAGAGATTGTCCGGGtactttgcttttttttttccttaaaactcaatatgttttatgttattttagtaTAGTTTTTGATGGGATATTGGGGGAGTAAATATCTCAAGTTAAGGATGATGATATTATTAGTAGAGAACAAATGTAGAAATGTCTTTTAGCATTCACATTCTTATCGCCAATATAACAATTTTCACCACCAATGAGTCTGTGTACTACATTTACGTAGCTGCCCTAGTTTAGACGCTTAACAAAAATGGAGAGTACTGATTAACTGTTTCTCTGTTATGAAGCCAAGCTCCTTTAGTTGTGCTAGTTTCTGATCTGACTAGGTATAAGTGGTGGGTTTAGTCTTCTGCTGTATATATGATTTGGTTTTGTTGCTATATCTGGTTGCAGACGACAAAGCGCAATATTCAGTTTCTATTTGTTAGAGGAGATGGAGTGATATTGGTGTCTCCACCACTGAGGACAACTTGAGTTGAACATCAAATCTGAAGCCTAAGTTAATCAACTACTGCTTTTAACGAAGATGTCTTTAGTGACTACGTGTCGTTCAAAACACAAAAGGCTTAAAGAAGCTATGTTGCTTTCGAATACTTCTccttctcaactcctttggtttaGCTACTTTTCATCGTGGGACCATTCTTGATTACAACCCAAACCATCTGAGTTTTATAAGTAAAGACAAGTTGTTAACAAACAtaccaaacaaacaaagaatTATTGATGCAAAAAAGGcgttatttaaaaagaaaaaccaaagAATTGGTGGCGTCTTTTTATCTACGTCTCGGTCGGGCATTAACCGGAGAACCTGAGGACTGTGAGCCTCTGTAGTTTCTGCTTGGAGAATCCATCGAGACTCTGTACGCAGTTTTGGGTAGTGTAGGCGTTGGCTCTACCGGGACCGACTCTGCAAAGCATGCCGTGTTCAGACGAGTTCTCTCCATTTCTGCTTGTAGCAATTCGCTTGAGTACTGTTTCGTTAGAGCCTGTTCACAAACACGAGTTCATATTTAGAGAAACTTTGATTAAAACATTGTTGGAAAGATTTTTAAAGGAAATAAAAGATGTTTACGAGGAGGTCATCTGCTGAAACAGAAGATCCTTGTCTGTCATCCGAAACTGTGTCTTCGCTGCCACGAGTTGGTCTGCGGTTATGCCCTGGAGTTGTCTCAACTGCTTCACTGATGCTCTCTATAGCAATCTCCAACACGGTTCCTTGTAGAGTTTTAAGAGACGCGGTTGCATCGCTTGTAAAATACAGATTCAGTACCGTCTCAA
This Brassica napus cultivar Da-Ae chromosome C6, Da-Ae, whole genome shotgun sequence DNA region includes the following protein-coding sequences:
- the LOC106353517 gene encoding sm-like protein LSM3B, whose translation is MSGEEDATVREPLDLIRLSLDERIYVKLRSDRELRGKLHAFDQHLNMILGDVEEVITTVEIDDETYEEIVRTTKRNIQFLFVRGDGVILVSPPLRTT
- the LOC106353518 gene encoding uncharacterized protein LOC106353518, whose translation is MRDLGPNVMDNLPVTEYNNGHRWTSQEEDGDGHNKSKNSSPWGRVKWMDTMVKLMITTLSYLDEDDHKHARKGKWRTVSEVMDERGYHVSPQQCEDKFNDLNKRYKKLNEMLGRGTCCDVVENPALLDKIGYLDEKEKDEVRKIMSSKHLFYEEMCSYHNGNRLNLPHDPALQRSLRIRCSHDDGHGKHQNEDLVDCEEHNMSQKDCGDRGVSLGGALKRLRRSQNHEDLGHPNHVNEGYVPHLHKQWTESKSLELEERKLQIQAELMELERQRIKWERFSQKRDQKLQIMRMENENMKLENEKMKLELRGVELGARF